CCTCAGCCATCCAGAGACTTGTTCCACCTTGATGAAAGCACAGGAGCCATCACACTCTCCAGTAAGATTGATGGGGACGCCCCAAAGCTCCACAGGCTGATCATATTGGGCAATGGTCCTGGTTGTATCCCTGCTGTGATCACAGTGCTAGTGACCATCATCAAAGTCATGATGAGGCCACCTGAAGTTGTCCCTCGTTTCATAGCTAATGAAGTGGAAGGAGTGGTCTACTTAAAGGAATTGGAGCCTATTAACACACCAATAGCATTTTTTACCATCAAAGACCctgatgaaaaatacaaagtCAATTGCTATTTGGATGGTGATGGGCCTTTCAGACTTTCACCATACAAGCCATACAACAATGAATACCTCTTAGAGACCACAAAACCTTTGGACTATGAGACACAGCAGCTGTATGAAATCTCTGTAGTTGCATGGAACTCAGAAGGTTTTAACgtaaacaaaataatcaaaatacaaGTTTTGGATGACAATGACAACTCACCAGTTTTCTCTCAACAGCTGATAGAATTATCCATTGAGGAAAACAATGTTCCCAATGCTTTCTTGACCAAACTGCATGCTACAGATGCTGACAGTGGTGAAAGAGGGGAAGTGTTCTATTTTTTAGGGCCTGATGCtccttcctatttttctttggatAAAACCACAGGAGTTCTTACAGTTGCCACTCAActggacagagaagaaaaggagaaatacagaTATACTGTGAAAGCAGTAGATTCTGGGTTTCCTCCAAGAGAATCAATAGCAACTGTCACCATCACTGTATTGGATAAAAATGATAATAGTCCAAGATTTATCAATAAGGATTTCAGCTTTTTTGTGCCAGAAAACTTTCCAGGTTTTGGTGAAATTGGAGTTATCAGTGTCACAGATGCTGATGCAGGGCAAAATGGATGGGTTGCCCTTTCAGTCCTGAATGGAAGTGATATTTTTGTCATAGATACTGGAAAAGGAGTTTTGAGAGCTAAAGTCTCCCTGGACAGGGAACAGCAAAGTTCCTATGTGCTATGGATTGAAGCAGTTGATGGTGGTGATCCTGCCCTGTCTTCTACTGCAAAAATAACTATCCTTCTTCTGGACATAAATGACAACCCCCCTTTGGTCTTGTTTCCACAGTCTAATATGTCTTATTTGTTGGTTCTTCCTTCTACCCTTCCTGGTTCTCCCATCACTGAGGTCTATGCTGTCGATAAAGACACTGGCATGAACGCAGTCATAGCATACAGCATAATAGGAAGAAGAGGCCCCCGGCCAGAGTCATTTAGGATTGACCCTAAAACTGGTAATATCACCTTGGAAGAGTCGCTTATGCAAAATGACTACGGTCTGTATCGGCTGCTTGTAAAAGTTAGTGATCACGGCTATCCAGAACCTCTCCATTCCACTGTCATGGTGAATCTCTTCGTCAATGACACAGTTAGCAATGAGAGCTACATTGAAAGTTTATTAAGAAAAGAGCCTGATATCAATATAGAAGAAAAGCAGCCACAAATATCCATAGAGCCTACACATCAAAAAATGGAGTCAGCAACTTGCATGCCTACTTTAGTAGCTCTGTCAATAATAAGCTTGGGTTCAATTGCTTTAGTAACTGGGATGGGCATTTACATCTGtctgagaaaagggaaaaagcatcACAGAGCAGATGAAAACATGGACGTACAAATCCCATTAAATGGAAGAATTAACCTGCACATGTTGGAGAAGAAACCAATGGAGATTTCCAACATATGATGTTTCCTTGTGGATAATTCGAATCAATATTTGGAAAACCTTAGACAACTCTGAAACACCTAGCTGTGGGTCGTATTGAGAGAGGTTGCAGTGAAGGACCACTAATTTATAACTTAATAATATTATAATTGTAAATAGCTGTTTACAgttttttaaatccaaattcagtgtacagcttttttttatgaaaacttaGTACTAACAGCTAGCACCCTGTCTATAAAAACATGGACATCATTTGCAGCTTTCATTAATCGATATGATCGGTGacggaaaaaagaaaaaaaaaataaataaaaaactagaAGGTAAGAATTCTTTAAACTCaagttttaaaagtatttttaaccaCAAGAGGGCATCAGATGCTCCTGAGCAGGGAACTGGTTGAGGTACTGTCCATAAGATAAAcacaaagtatattttaaatatattgattttaatataaaatatgcttCAGCATACAGAGATTTAcatggacacacacacaaaaaaaagagaaatgtctgTCTCGATGTGTGTATAATTAAAAGAATAAGGACATTAAAATGCACtagtaaagaattaaaaaaaaaaaaaaaagtttattaccTCACAAGTAAAGCTTTTACAGTAGGACAGAAAAGGCATTAACAAGAAGTGCAATTCCTGTTGagaaagaatgcaaaatattgTAACAAGAATCTGAACTGCTGTGGCATACCATCTTTCATTTGCTCTAGCTTTCACCCACACTATCATTTGTTCCAGAAGTCTGCTGGtcatttttatggaaaattatatttattatttcctacAGGAAATAAAGCCCAAACCCCATGCTCCTCCTTGTAAACATGCCAGATACAAGGAAGCAAGGGAATGGCTAAATCTTTAGTTCTCGCAGAAGTGGTAATAATTTTGGTACTTTTAGCAATGTCGTTAGTACTCCATCAGTTTGGTTGTGTAATAGATTTTTCATGTGATACTTATGTATCTGATCTgccagatgaaaacaaaatcacttcATATTATAGGGAATTATAGGATTTAGTTTTTACTGACTGTTGCTCCTTTCTGGATTGGTATTTCATGTGAAAGATCTTATTTCTGACTTCTGGCTACCATTCCTGGCTCCTTTTCATTGGCTTTGCTTTTGGATTAGATCCAAAATCTGACTTGTAAGACTGGTGGCATATTTTCTTGATAATTTATTCTTCGCTGTATCCTCTGCAATAAAGCAGCAGTGATGTCTCactttcacttcattttaagaactgaaaactaTATTTTGTATGATGAGATTTCTCTGTGTGAACAAGATAAATTAGTGTTATGcttaaaactgattattttgatttctggCATCATATGTCTGTAATGTACCAAAAGTGTTTATATGTCTGCAAATTAAAgctatatattttcataataacTTATTCTCTATCTTATCATgctgaatattattttagttACAATGAGTATATATTTCACAAATACCTGACTGCTGGCTATGTTATATTTC
The nucleotide sequence above comes from Oxyura jamaicensis isolate SHBP4307 breed ruddy duck chromosome 1, BPBGC_Ojam_1.0, whole genome shotgun sequence. Encoded proteins:
- the PCDH20 gene encoding protocadherin-20 gives rise to the protein MGTVSGCRGEERRRAGGGAGALLGCSRRRRPGMGPPGSRGSTSSARGSLQHLLLFLLFAGPFNCFASYSRATELFYSLNEGLPAGVLIGSLARDLRLPTASGQHLTDPQPPLSFTLASRGLGGQYVHLDNRSGELHTSALEIDREALCVESSGAAVFGEADSMSSSFSSSLSSESCLLLLDVLVLPQEYFRLVKVKIAIRDVNDNAPRFPVPHILLSVPENAPVNTRLAIEHPALDPDVGTNGVQTYRLRDNYGVFTLDVEENESGERTPYLIVMGALDRETREEYVTVIIAEDGGTPPLVGSATLTIGISDINDNCPQFSDSQLNVTLYGNSSLGTHVATVHAEDMDLGSNAEIAYSYSQKVPQPSRDLFHLDESTGAITLSSKIDGDAPKLHRLIILGNGPGCIPAVITVLVTIIKVMMRPPEVVPRFIANEVEGVVYLKELEPINTPIAFFTIKDPDEKYKVNCYLDGDGPFRLSPYKPYNNEYLLETTKPLDYETQQLYEISVVAWNSEGFNVNKIIKIQVLDDNDNSPVFSQQLIELSIEENNVPNAFLTKLHATDADSGERGEVFYFLGPDAPSYFSLDKTTGVLTVATQLDREEKEKYRYTVKAVDSGFPPRESIATVTITVLDKNDNSPRFINKDFSFFVPENFPGFGEIGVISVTDADAGQNGWVALSVLNGSDIFVIDTGKGVLRAKVSLDREQQSSYVLWIEAVDGGDPALSSTAKITILLLDINDNPPLVLFPQSNMSYLLVLPSTLPGSPITEVYAVDKDTGMNAVIAYSIIGRRGPRPESFRIDPKTGNITLEESLMQNDYGLYRLLVKVSDHGYPEPLHSTVMVNLFVNDTVSNESYIESLLRKEPDINIEEKQPQISIEPTHQKMESATCMPTLVALSIISLGSIALVTGMGIYICLRKGKKHHRADENMDVQIPLNGRINLHMLEKKPMEISNI